A window from Rana temporaria chromosome 8, aRanTem1.1, whole genome shotgun sequence encodes these proteins:
- the LOC120910382 gene encoding acanthoscurrin-1-like: protein MAVWVVVPVSVVRVVVLVRVVVVQMAVLVACVAVSMEVLVAGMCGGTDGGGTSGVGTDGCGTGGGTDGGGRGGGGTGGGGTGGGGTDGGTGGSGTDGGKGGSGTDGGKGGSGTGGGSMGGGGTDGGTGGGGTDGGGTAD, encoded by the coding sequence atggcggtatgggtggtggtACCGGTGTcggtggtacgggtggtggtgttggtacgggtggtggtggtacagaTGGCGGTACTGGTAGCCTGTGTGGCGGTATCAATGGAGGTATTAGTGGCAGGAAtgtgtggtggtaccgatggcggtggtaCGAGTGGTGTTGGTACCGATGGttgtggtacgggtggtggtaccgatggcggtggtaGGGGTGGTGGTGGTACGGGTGGCGGCGGTACAGGTGGcggcggtaccgatggcggtacgggtggcaGCGGTACAGATGGCGGTAAGGGTGGCAGCGGTACAGATGGCGGTAAGGGTGGCAGCGGTACGGGTGGTGGCAGTATGGGTGGcggcggtaccgatggcggtacgggtggtggtggtactgaTGGCGGTGGTACCGCTGATTGA